A genomic window from Flavobacterium hankyongi includes:
- a CDS encoding TonB-dependent receptor has protein sequence MKKLILVAVVFICNFLNGQTKIKGTISSDEITFENVEVTLNKSLKSKTDSDGNYLFENIANGSHEITVVFEGFQTQKKRISVKDTSEITLNFELIPEKQKKNELDEIVITGTLKPVSRLESAVPVEVFKPTFFKKNPTVNIFDALQNVNGVRPQLNCNICNTGDIHINGLEGPYTLVLIDGMPIVSGLSTVYGLSGIPNSLLERIEVVKGPASSLYGSEAVGGLINIITKNSKNAPTFSVDGFSTGWGEANLDLGAKANLGNTASVLTGVNYFNYSKPIDNNDDNFTDVTLQDRISVFQKWNFNRKSKKIFSLAGRYFYEDRWGGEMQWRKKHRGGSEVYGESIYTSRYEFIGSYELPVKEKMLFSFSYTNHDQNSVYGNTPYLAKQNIGFGQLTWDKRLKNHDFLFGTAIRYQLYDDNTTATVKEDKTWIPSLFVQDEIHLAEKHSLLLGARYDYNSNHGNIFTPRLAYKWKINNNNILRLNAGTGFRVVNLFTEEHAALTGSRDVIVLEDLKPERSYNANINLLKKWYLKDGSFMSWENAVWMTYFTNSIIPDYDTNPNQIIYKNLDGYAKSSGFSSNLDLIMGNEWKASLGVTYMDVFKNENGIKTRPVLTEKFSGTWSVSYAIPKWFLTIDYTGNLYGPMKLPLLGDLDPRKPYSSTYSIQNIQFTVSKIKNCEIYLGIKNLLDWTPNKGTPFIIARSNDPFDNDVVYDNNGNVVPTQNNPYALTFDPSYVYGPNQGIRSFIGIRYSLY, from the coding sequence GTGAAAAAATTAATCCTTGTTGCAGTCGTTTTTATTTGCAATTTTTTAAACGGGCAGACTAAAATCAAAGGAACTATTTCTTCCGATGAAATTACTTTTGAGAATGTTGAAGTAACCCTGAATAAATCCCTCAAATCAAAAACCGATAGTGACGGAAATTATCTATTTGAAAATATAGCTAATGGTTCTCATGAAATAACAGTTGTATTTGAAGGTTTTCAAACTCAGAAAAAGAGAATTTCAGTAAAAGATACTTCTGAAATCACATTGAATTTTGAATTAATCCCCGAAAAACAAAAAAAGAACGAACTGGATGAAATAGTCATCACTGGTACCTTAAAGCCGGTGAGCCGTCTGGAAAGTGCCGTGCCGGTTGAAGTTTTCAAACCAACATTTTTCAAAAAAAATCCAACAGTTAATATATTTGATGCTTTGCAAAATGTAAACGGCGTACGTCCCCAGTTAAATTGTAATATTTGCAACACAGGCGATATTCACATTAACGGATTGGAAGGACCTTATACACTGGTTTTGATTGATGGAATGCCGATTGTAAGCGGACTCTCTACAGTGTATGGGCTTTCGGGAATACCCAATTCATTATTGGAAAGAATTGAAGTGGTCAAAGGACCGGCTTCTTCATTGTATGGCAGCGAAGCAGTTGGCGGACTAATCAATATCATCACCAAAAATTCTAAAAACGCACCTACTTTTTCTGTTGATGGATTTTCGACAGGCTGGGGAGAAGCCAATCTGGATTTAGGGGCAAAAGCCAATCTAGGAAACACTGCGTCTGTACTAACTGGCGTAAATTATTTCAATTATTCCAAACCAATTGACAATAACGATGATAACTTCACGGATGTAACCCTGCAAGACCGTATTTCGGTATTTCAAAAATGGAATTTCAACAGGAAAAGTAAAAAAATATTTTCTTTAGCGGGACGTTATTTTTACGAAGACCGTTGGGGTGGTGAAATGCAATGGCGAAAAAAACATCGTGGCGGAAGTGAAGTTTATGGCGAGAGTATATATACCAGTCGTTATGAATTTATAGGTTCTTATGAACTTCCTGTGAAAGAAAAAATGTTATTTTCTTTCTCATACACCAATCACGATCAGAACTCGGTGTATGGCAACACTCCTTATTTAGCCAAGCAGAATATAGGTTTTGGACAATTAACATGGGACAAAAGATTAAAAAATCATGATTTCCTTTTTGGTACGGCCATACGCTATCAATTGTATGATGATAATACCACAGCTACTGTAAAAGAAGATAAAACCTGGATTCCAAGTTTATTTGTTCAGGATGAAATACATTTGGCAGAAAAACATAGTTTATTATTGGGTGCCCGATACGATTACAATAGCAATCACGGTAATATTTTCACACCTCGTCTTGCGTATAAATGGAAAATCAACAACAATAATATTTTAAGACTTAATGCCGGTACAGGTTTTCGTGTCGTGAATCTGTTCACAGAAGAACATGCGGCATTAACCGGTTCGCGCGATGTGATAGTACTGGAAGATTTAAAACCCGAACGTTCCTACAATGCCAATATCAATTTACTGAAAAAATGGTATCTGAAAGACGGCAGTTTTATGAGTTGGGAAAATGCCGTTTGGATGACGTATTTCACGAATTCCATCATCCCGGATTATGATACCAATCCCAACCAAATCATCTACAAAAACTTAGACGGCTACGCAAAATCATCAGGATTCAGTTCCAATCTTGACCTAATTATGGGCAATGAATGGAAAGCTTCCTTGGGAGTGACTTATATGGACGTTTTCAAAAACGAAAACGGAATAAAAACAAGACCGGTACTTACCGAAAAATTCTCAGGTACATGGTCTGTTTCCTACGCTATTCCAAAATGGTTCCTGACCATAGACTACACAGGAAATTTGTATGGCCCAATGAAGCTTCCATTATTAGGAGATTTAGACCCGAGAAAGCCTTATTCTTCCACCTACAGTATTCAAAATATTCAGTTCACCGTTTCAAAAATTAAAAATTGCGAAATTTATCTTGGAATAAAAAACCTATTGGACTGGACACCAAATAAGGGAACCCCTTTCATTATAGCACGTTCAAATGATCCATTTGACAATGATGTAGTATATGACAACAATGGAAATGTGGTGCCAACCCAAAACAATCCGTATGCATTAACTTTTGACCCATCGTATGTCTATGGTCCTAATCAAGGCATACGAAGTTTTATAGGTATACGATATTCATTATATTAA
- a CDS encoding Nramp family divalent metal transporter: protein MSKSLEEVHESVSTQNKTSIFRKILAFFGPAYLISVGYMDPGNWATDLAGGSQFGYALIWVLLMSNIMALLLQSLSARLGIVTQRDLAQASRETYSKFVNYILYFLAEIAIAACDLAEVLGMAIGLNLLFDISLINGVLITVLDTFLLLFLINKGIRKMEAFIIALVAIIGFSFIFEMIFAQPEVSKIISGLVPSLPNDTALYIAIGIIGATVMPHNLYLHSSLVQTRKFDRSKSGIKQALKYNFIDSTIALNLAFFVNAAILILAAATFHKNGYFEVAEIQDAHQLLAPLLGTKWAPILFAVALIAAGQSSTITGTLAGQIIMEGYLNLRIQPWIRRILTRLIAIVPAVIVISIFGEQVTGKLLIFSQVVLSLQLGFAIIPLIHFVSDKTKMKGFHISKPTQIAAWVIALIIVSLNAKLVYSEIVGLLESSENPTLLWFTVVPMAVGFLILLLYIVFKPFISKVKTDILNHSPHNLKLKFATSEAHSKKNIAILVDFSNADEIAINHAFELGGKDASYTLIHVVETVGAMIYGDNIEDCETTIDEKLLKEYEQILSDKGFKVMSILGFGKPGKSIPKIINEGTYDILVMGTHGHTGLKDLLFGTTVDKLRHQISVPLFIVKN from the coding sequence ATGAGTAAGTCATTAGAAGAAGTTCACGAATCAGTATCGACACAAAATAAAACATCTATATTTAGAAAAATACTAGCTTTTTTTGGGCCTGCCTACTTAATAAGTGTTGGTTATATGGATCCGGGAAACTGGGCAACTGACCTTGCTGGAGGAAGCCAATTTGGTTATGCTTTAATTTGGGTTTTACTTATGAGTAACATCATGGCTTTGTTATTACAGAGCCTGAGTGCCCGACTTGGAATTGTGACACAACGCGATTTAGCCCAAGCCTCAAGAGAGACCTATTCTAAATTTGTAAACTACATTTTATATTTTTTAGCCGAAATTGCCATTGCAGCTTGCGATCTTGCTGAAGTTTTAGGTATGGCAATTGGGTTAAATTTATTATTTGATATTTCACTTATCAACGGCGTTTTGATTACCGTTTTGGACACCTTTCTGTTGCTATTCCTTATCAACAAAGGAATCCGAAAGATGGAAGCTTTCATTATCGCTTTAGTGGCCATCATTGGGTTTTCATTTATTTTCGAAATGATTTTTGCCCAACCAGAAGTAAGCAAAATAATTTCTGGACTAGTTCCTTCACTACCTAATGATACTGCTTTATATATTGCCATAGGAATTATTGGAGCTACTGTTATGCCACACAATTTATATTTACATTCCTCATTAGTCCAAACTAGAAAATTTGATAGAAGCAAAAGTGGAATCAAGCAAGCGTTGAAATACAATTTTATAGATTCGACAATTGCTTTAAATCTAGCCTTTTTTGTGAATGCCGCTATTTTGATTTTGGCTGCAGCCACATTTCATAAAAACGGTTATTTTGAAGTAGCCGAAATACAAGATGCCCATCAATTGTTGGCTCCATTATTAGGCACAAAATGGGCTCCAATACTATTTGCTGTAGCTTTAATTGCAGCAGGACAAAGCTCTACAATAACTGGTACACTAGCAGGACAAATCATCATGGAAGGTTATTTGAATTTAAGAATCCAACCTTGGATAAGAAGAATCCTTACTCGTTTAATCGCAATTGTACCCGCAGTTATTGTTATTTCAATTTTTGGAGAACAAGTAACAGGAAAGCTGCTTATTTTTAGTCAAGTCGTTTTGAGCTTACAATTAGGTTTTGCAATTATTCCTTTAATCCATTTTGTGAGTGACAAAACCAAAATGAAAGGATTTCACATCTCAAAGCCTACACAAATTGCAGCTTGGGTTATCGCTTTAATAATAGTATCGTTAAATGCAAAACTGGTGTATTCTGAAATTGTAGGTTTATTAGAATCTTCAGAAAATCCAACTTTACTTTGGTTTACTGTCGTACCTATGGCTGTTGGTTTTTTGATATTACTTTTATATATCGTATTCAAACCTTTTATTTCAAAAGTGAAAACAGATATCCTGAATCATTCCCCACATAATTTAAAACTAAAATTTGCGACATCAGAAGCACATTCTAAAAAAAACATTGCTATTTTGGTTGACTTTTCAAATGCAGATGAAATTGCAATAAATCACGCTTTTGAATTGGGTGGAAAAGATGCAAGCTACACACTTATTCACGTTGTAGAAACTGTTGGTGCTATGATATATGGGGATAATATCGAAGATTGTGAAACCACAATTGATGAGAAACTATTAAAAGAATATGAGCAAATTCTATCAGATAAAGGATTTAAAGTAATGAGTATTTTAGGTTTTGGAAAACCAGGAAAATCAATTCCTAAAATTATAAATGAAGGCACATACGACATATTAGTAATGGGTACGCACGGTCATACTGGGTTAAAAGATTTGCTTTTTGGCACTACTGTTGATAAATTGCGCCACCAAATTTCGGTTCCATTATTTATAGTAAAAAACTAA
- a CDS encoding metal-dependent transcriptional regulator produces MTFSEENYLKTIYHLTNLLDSEISTNAIAEKMETKASSVTDMLKKLAEKNLVNYKKYQGVSLTDKGLHSAKMIVRKHRLWEVFLVDKLDFPWDEVHDIAEQLEHIKSEKLINKLDEFLNFPTEDPHGDPIPNAEGMIVKVEKQLLSELTEKQTGVCVGVKDTSSEFLQYLDKQEIALGSKIEVVSKESFDLSLKIKVDNKELMISNKIAANLFVKKV; encoded by the coding sequence ATGACTTTTTCTGAAGAAAATTATTTAAAGACAATATACCATCTAACCAATTTATTAGATTCGGAAATAAGTACTAATGCTATTGCCGAAAAGATGGAAACCAAAGCATCTTCAGTAACAGATATGCTTAAAAAACTGGCCGAAAAAAACTTAGTTAACTATAAAAAGTACCAAGGTGTTTCACTAACCGATAAAGGTTTACACTCTGCAAAAATGATTGTACGCAAACATCGCTTATGGGAAGTTTTCTTAGTAGATAAATTAGATTTTCCTTGGGACGAAGTTCATGACATTGCTGAGCAACTAGAACACATCAAATCTGAAAAATTAATCAATAAGCTTGATGAATTTTTAAATTTTCCTACAGAAGATCCTCACGGTGATCCTATTCCTAACGCTGAAGGGATGATTGTTAAAGTTGAGAAACAGTTGCTTTCGGAACTAACTGAAAAACAAACAGGAGTTTGCGTAGGAGTTAAAGATACTTCTTCCGAATTTCTTCAATATCTTGATAAACAAGAAATCGCATTGGGATCGAAAATCGAAGTTGTTTCTAAGGAAAGCTTCGATTTATCATTAAAAATTAAAGTCGATAATAAAGAATTAATGATTTCGAACAAAATTGCCGCCAATCTTTTTGTCAAAAAAGTGTAA
- a CDS encoding FeoB-associated Cys-rich membrane protein — protein MAYGTIGIYEWFRLCSLSNCLPDFKMIQQIIAFGILIVAIVFLVKKFFFKKKNGKNCGNDCGCS, from the coding sequence ATGGCCTATGGTACAATTGGTATTTATGAGTGGTTTCGCTTATGTAGTTTGTCTAATTGCTTACCAGATTTTAAAATGATACAGCAAATTATAGCATTTGGAATTTTAATTGTTGCCATAGTTTTTTTGGTAAAGAAATTCTTTTTCAAAAAGAAGAATGGTAAAAACTGTGGTAACGATTGCGGTTGCAGTTAA
- the feoB gene encoding ferrous iron transport protein B: MKVGNINIALIGNPNVGKTSVFNQLTGLNQQVGNYPGITVEKKVGICKLASNLKATILDLPGTYSLNASSLDENVVIELLLNKNDKDYPDVAIVVTEVENLKRNLLLFTQIKDLEIPTILVINMADRMSYKGITLDIPYLEKMLKTKVALISSRKNEGIDELKNLIIKYKNIPTDPCLNASEIDPIYFDNLRKAFPNQLLYKLWLVITQDVNFVDLDRKELPNPSFTKSKEDLKRLQHKETIKRYQFINEVLKVGQTVDINSAKDLRSRLDRILMHKVYGYLIFFGILMLIFQSIFDWSSVPMDFIDGSFATFSSFAKSHLPPGILTDLIAEGIIPGLGGIVIFIPQIAFLFLFISVLEESGYMSRVVFLMDKVMRRFGLSGKSVVPLISGTACAIPAIMAARNIENWKERLITILVTPFTTCSARLPVYAILISLIIPDKRLFGVFNMQGLTLMTLYMLGFGMAIFSAYILNKILKINSNSYFVVEMPSYKVPMFKNVAINVVEKTKSFVFGAGKIILALSVILWFLGSHGPDKTFHNADQIVEQQLKSKTISGEKEDLVASYKLENSYIGMLGKTIEPVIKPLGYDWKIGIAVVSSFAAREVFVGTLATIYSVGSHSDEETTIKNKMAAEVHPITGAKIFNFATGVSLLLFYAFAMQCISTLAITKKETNTWKWPMVQLVFMSGFAYVVCLIAYQILK, encoded by the coding sequence ATGAAGGTTGGGAATATTAACATAGCACTTATTGGAAACCCGAATGTAGGGAAAACATCTGTATTTAATCAGTTAACTGGATTGAATCAACAAGTAGGGAATTATCCTGGTATTACTGTTGAAAAGAAAGTTGGGATCTGTAAGTTGGCCTCTAATCTTAAAGCAACTATTCTCGATTTACCTGGAACATACAGTTTAAATGCAAGTTCTCTTGATGAAAATGTTGTAATTGAGTTGCTTCTTAATAAAAATGATAAAGATTATCCTGATGTAGCAATTGTAGTTACAGAAGTTGAAAATCTTAAAAGAAATTTACTTCTTTTTACTCAAATTAAAGATTTAGAAATTCCCACGATTTTAGTGATTAACATGGCCGATAGAATGTCTTATAAAGGAATCACTTTAGACATTCCGTATTTGGAAAAAATGCTAAAAACCAAGGTTGCTTTAATAAGTTCTAGAAAAAATGAAGGTATTGATGAGTTAAAAAATCTCATAATCAAATATAAAAACATCCCTACAGATCCGTGTTTAAACGCTTCTGAAATTGATCCTATTTATTTTGATAATCTTCGTAAAGCTTTTCCAAATCAGTTGTTGTACAAACTTTGGTTGGTAATTACTCAAGATGTAAACTTTGTAGATTTGGATAGAAAGGAATTACCTAATCCATCTTTCACCAAGTCAAAAGAAGATTTAAAAAGATTACAACATAAAGAAACTATTAAGCGCTATCAGTTTATCAATGAAGTGCTAAAAGTAGGACAGACAGTTGATATTAATTCAGCAAAAGATTTAAGAAGTAGACTGGATCGTATACTTATGCATAAAGTGTATGGATATTTAATTTTCTTCGGAATTTTAATGCTAATCTTCCAGTCTATTTTTGATTGGTCGAGCGTCCCAATGGATTTTATCGACGGAAGTTTTGCAACTTTTAGTTCGTTTGCAAAATCTCATTTACCGCCAGGTATCTTGACCGATTTAATTGCCGAAGGTATTATTCCTGGATTAGGAGGAATTGTGATATTTATTCCTCAAATTGCTTTTTTATTTCTATTTATTTCAGTTTTGGAAGAAAGCGGTTATATGAGTCGTGTTGTTTTTTTAATGGATAAAGTAATGCGCCGTTTTGGATTAAGCGGAAAAAGCGTTGTACCACTTATTTCAGGAACAGCTTGTGCAATTCCAGCTATTATGGCAGCTCGAAATATTGAAAACTGGAAAGAAAGACTTATTACTATTTTAGTAACTCCTTTTACAACTTGTTCAGCTCGTTTGCCCGTATATGCTATTTTGATTTCACTTATTATTCCTGACAAACGTTTGTTTGGAGTATTCAATATGCAAGGATTAACCTTGATGACCTTGTATATGTTAGGCTTTGGAATGGCTATTTTTTCAGCGTATATTCTAAATAAAATTTTAAAGATAAACTCTAATAGTTACTTTGTAGTTGAAATGCCTAGTTATAAAGTGCCAATGTTTAAAAACGTGGCAATTAATGTTGTCGAAAAAACAAAATCATTTGTATTTGGAGCAGGGAAAATTATTTTGGCTTTGTCTGTTATCTTGTGGTTTTTAGGTTCACACGGTCCAGATAAAACTTTTCATAATGCAGATCAAATTGTTGAACAACAATTGAAAAGTAAAACCATCTCTGGCGAAAAAGAAGATCTTGTTGCTTCATACAAATTAGAAAATTCATATATCGGAATGTTGGGTAAAACAATTGAACCTGTTATTAAACCTTTAGGTTATGATTGGAAAATTGGTATTGCTGTTGTGAGTTCTTTTGCAGCTCGTGAGGTTTTTGTGGGAACATTAGCAACTATTTACAGCGTAGGAAGTCATTCAGATGAAGAAACAACTATAAAAAATAAAATGGCTGCAGAAGTTCATCCGATTACTGGAGCTAAAATTTTTAATTTTGCTACTGGTGTTTCTTTACTACTTTTTTATGCGTTTGCGATGCAGTGTATTTCTACTTTGGCTATTACTAAAAAAGAAACCAATACTTGGAAATGGCCTATGGTACAATTGGTATTTATGAGTGGTTTCGCTTATGTAGTTTGTCTAATTGCTTACCAGATTTTAAAATGA
- a CDS encoding FeoA family protein: MDINLAQLQIGQKGIIQDFDIELVPLKLLEMGCLPGNEVQILQVAPFGDPLYLNVNDSYLAIRLETAQAIKVQIPNKTK; encoded by the coding sequence GTGGATATTAACTTAGCACAATTGCAAATAGGACAAAAAGGAATTATTCAAGATTTTGATATTGAATTGGTCCCTTTAAAATTACTGGAAATGGGTTGTTTACCTGGAAATGAAGTGCAAATACTGCAGGTTGCTCCTTTTGGGGATCCTTTATATTTGAATGTTAATGATTCGTATTTAGCCATCCGATTAGAAACAGCACAAGCAATTAAAGTTCAAATTCCTAACAAAACAAAATAA
- a CDS encoding SCO family protein, translating to MIDFFKRFKTLFIVLSILSVVIITLFYFVLKPVKSLPIYTPSMVNPELVDTTIQHVANEHFISDFSFTNQNGKIITQKDYEGKIYVADFFFTTCPSICPIMADNMVWLQDKIKENPEVMLISHSVTPDIDSVPVLKAYAERKGVIDAKWNLVTGDKKEIYYIARKSYLAVKTGKPEEMYDMVHTENFVLIDKKRRVRGFYDGTKREEVEKLLEDINYLSEKE from the coding sequence ATGATTGATTTCTTTAAGAGATTCAAAACATTATTTATTGTTCTATCCATTTTATCGGTAGTTATTATAACACTTTTTTATTTTGTTTTAAAGCCAGTTAAATCACTTCCTATTTATACCCCTTCGATGGTAAATCCAGAGTTGGTGGATACTACTATTCAACACGTGGCCAATGAGCATTTTATTTCAGATTTTTCTTTTACGAATCAAAACGGGAAAATAATTACGCAAAAAGATTACGAAGGAAAGATTTATGTAGCCGATTTCTTCTTCACTACCTGCCCATCCATTTGTCCTATTATGGCTGATAATATGGTTTGGTTGCAAGATAAAATTAAAGAGAATCCTGAAGTTATGTTGATTTCGCATTCTGTAACACCAGATATTGACAGTGTACCAGTTTTAAAAGCCTATGCAGAACGAAAAGGTGTTATTGACGCAAAATGGAACTTGGTAACAGGAGACAAAAAAGAGATTTATTACATAGCACGCAAGTCATATTTAGCCGTAAAAACAGGTAAGCCCGAAGAAATGTATGATATGGTTCATACCGAAAACTTTGTGTTGATTGATAAAAAAAGAAGAGTTAGAGGTTTCTATGATGGTACAAAACGAGAAGAAGTCGAAAAGCTCTTAGAAGATATAAACTACTTGTCTGAAAAAGAATAA
- a CDS encoding M13 family metallopeptidase, translating to MKKNVSLSAVVLFSLAVSNGFAQQKPGINLNYMDKSVKPGDDFFRFVNGAWFDKTEIPGDKTRWGSFDELRQNTDKDALAILKEAAANKNLDPKSDQAKAVNVYRTYMDTISRNKLGIKPLKPYLAKIDAIKSIDDVNKLLIEMEPQGGLGFYGAGVGPDAKNSNRNVVYIGLGSLGLPDRDYYVSDDKDSKEKREKYVLHVARMLQFLGIKPTDAKLQAEKVLALEIEMARPRLDRVERRDRRKTYNPMTVADLQKLTPSVNWDTYLQGVGIGKLDSLIVSQPKYMTALDGIFKANKVDDWKAYLRWTLINKTTGYLTTDIETANWEFYSKTLQGALKQRPREERALQVVNGTVGEALGKLYVEKKFPAEAKAKAKAMIDNVFLAFENRINNLPWMTPDTRKGAIEKLRKSTVKIGYPDKWKDYSKLEIVAKENGGDYFTNMKNLSRWAYAENLADLQKPVDKTRWGMSPQTVNAYYNPSYNEIVFPAAILQPPFYDYKADEAVNYGGIGAVIGHEISHGFDDSGSRYNADGNLVNWWTDADLKQFTGLGEAFAAQYSALQPLPGIFVDGKFTLGENIGDLGGVNAAYDGLQLFLKKNGRPENIDGFTPEQRFFISWGTIWRSKMRDEAIKNQVKTDPHSPGMYRAYVPLQNVESFYQAFDIKEGDKLYVKPENRVKIW from the coding sequence ATGAAAAAAAATGTATCCTTAAGTGCTGTAGTTTTATTCAGCTTGGCTGTTTCGAATGGATTTGCACAACAAAAACCAGGGATTAATCTAAATTACATGGATAAATCTGTTAAACCTGGTGATGATTTCTTCCGTTTCGTAAATGGAGCATGGTTTGATAAAACTGAAATCCCTGGAGACAAAACTCGTTGGGGAAGTTTTGATGAACTACGTCAAAATACAGATAAAGATGCTTTAGCAATTTTGAAAGAAGCTGCTGCTAACAAAAACCTTGATCCAAAATCTGATCAAGCAAAAGCAGTAAATGTGTATAGAACTTATATGGATACCATTTCAAGAAACAAATTAGGTATCAAGCCGTTAAAACCCTATTTAGCTAAAATTGACGCTATTAAATCTATTGATGATGTTAATAAGCTTTTGATTGAAATGGAACCTCAAGGAGGTTTAGGTTTCTATGGAGCTGGTGTTGGGCCAGACGCAAAAAACAGTAACCGTAATGTGGTTTATATAGGATTAGGGTCTTTAGGATTACCAGATCGTGATTATTATGTTTCTGATGATAAAGATTCTAAAGAAAAAAGAGAAAAATATGTACTTCATGTAGCGAGAATGTTACAATTTTTAGGGATTAAGCCTACAGATGCAAAACTTCAAGCAGAAAAAGTACTAGCTCTTGAAATTGAGATGGCTCGACCAAGATTAGACAGAGTTGAACGTCGTGACCGTAGAAAAACTTACAACCCAATGACAGTTGCAGATTTACAAAAACTAACCCCATCTGTTAACTGGGATACTTATTTACAAGGTGTTGGCATTGGTAAATTAGATTCACTTATCGTTTCTCAACCTAAATACATGACAGCTTTAGATGGTATATTTAAAGCAAACAAAGTTGATGATTGGAAAGCATACCTTCGTTGGACATTAATAAATAAAACAACAGGATATTTAACTACAGATATTGAAACTGCCAACTGGGAGTTTTACAGCAAAACGCTACAAGGAGCTTTAAAACAACGTCCTAGAGAAGAAAGAGCGCTGCAAGTGGTTAACGGAACCGTAGGTGAAGCTTTAGGTAAATTATATGTAGAGAAAAAATTCCCTGCTGAAGCAAAAGCAAAAGCAAAAGCAATGATCGACAACGTGTTTTTAGCATTTGAAAACCGTATCAACAATTTACCATGGATGACTCCAGATACTAGAAAAGGAGCAATTGAAAAATTAAGAAAATCAACTGTAAAAATTGGTTATCCTGATAAATGGAAGGACTATTCTAAATTAGAAATTGTTGCTAAAGAAAATGGTGGTGATTATTTCACAAATATGAAAAACCTTTCTCGTTGGGCCTATGCAGAAAACTTAGCTGATTTACAAAAACCTGTAGACAAAACACGTTGGGGAATGTCTCCACAGACTGTAAATGCATATTATAATCCGTCGTATAACGAAATTGTATTCCCTGCAGCAATTTTACAACCACCTTTTTATGATTACAAAGCTGATGAAGCTGTAAATTATGGTGGAATAGGAGCGGTTATTGGTCACGAAATTTCACATGGTTTTGACGATTCAGGTTCTCGTTATAATGCAGATGGAAACTTAGTAAACTGGTGGACAGATGCCGATTTAAAACAATTCACAGGTTTAGGAGAAGCTTTTGCTGCTCAATACAGTGCTTTACAACCATTACCTGGCATTTTTGTGGATGGTAAATTTACTTTAGGAGAAAATATTGGAGATTTAGGTGGTGTAAATGCAGCCTATGATGGTTTACAATTGTTCTTAAAGAAAAATGGCAGACCAGAAAACATTGACGGTTTCACACCCGAGCAACGTTTCTTCATTTCATGGGGAACAATTTGGCGTTCTAAAATGAGAGATGAAGCGATTAAAAATCAAGTAAAAACTGACCCTCACTCACCGGGAATGTACCGTGCTTATGTACCGTTACAAAATGTGGAATCTTTTTACCAAGCTTTTGATATTAAAGAAGGCGACAAACTATATGTAAAACCTGAAAACAGAGTTAAAATTTGGTAA